Proteins found in one Agaribacterium sp. ZY112 genomic segment:
- a CDS encoding YfiR/HmsC family protein, which yields MPRQLTYPFFASSTRSLWLAGCILLCLLISTSVYASSSSAELQTLKTALVYKILEQIDWPDNSKKLKLAHIALSEDEIRILERLEGKKVNGRSIELKELKDLNQSQGQHALILGSEYNNKLAGISVDMQKQGVLLITDAAQQSNLIMINFYYPEDGRVNFELNRYQIISAGLGLSNDVLLLGGSEVDIAQALTELNHTLRRQLKDIETDRKQLTTLKQEMKSSLSLLKSQQQKVKDTELRFNTLKSEHQALLSSLEDSRSQLQNNNNILNNQRSELADKESSIATLNKLIAENKAMLTEQTERLEQQRQSLSMQEEELDSQLTELKTQGSTIRRQYILLISAGFALMLIAISFFALYRSNIARRLAYAKLEQNKIEIEHTLEQLKQAQTQLVQSEKMAALGSLVAGVAHEINTPLGVGVTAASHLADSVDSFKKLYSEGALKRSDFDNFIEQNSDACELLQKNLNRASTLIKNFKQVAADQSSEERRIFNLHDYCKETWDTLYHHTKQKHIKLLLNIKFDLELDSYPGLFSQIFTNLFMNSAIHAFADKTDAEISITATLSNNAIEIHYRDNGSGISEQAREKIFDPFFTTKRAQGGTGLGAHICFNLVQKLGGEIKCLAAQQGAHFEIHLPLKAPDLSSKIS from the coding sequence ATGCCCCGCCAATTGACATACCCCTTCTTCGCATCCAGTACACGCAGCCTATGGCTAGCTGGATGCATACTGCTGTGCCTGCTAATCAGTACCAGTGTTTACGCCTCCAGTAGCAGTGCTGAGCTGCAAACGCTAAAAACCGCACTTGTTTATAAAATACTCGAACAAATAGATTGGCCCGATAACAGCAAAAAACTTAAGTTGGCGCATATTGCTTTAAGTGAGGATGAAATACGTATCTTAGAGCGCTTAGAAGGCAAAAAAGTCAATGGCCGCAGCATTGAACTCAAAGAGCTGAAAGATCTAAATCAAAGCCAAGGTCAACACGCCTTAATACTTGGCTCTGAATACAATAACAAACTTGCTGGAATCAGTGTCGATATGCAAAAACAGGGGGTTTTACTTATCACTGATGCCGCTCAGCAAAGCAACCTCATTATGATCAACTTTTATTATCCAGAAGACGGCCGTGTGAATTTTGAGCTCAACCGCTATCAAATCATCAGTGCCGGCCTAGGGCTCAGCAACGATGTGTTACTACTAGGCGGCTCAGAAGTGGACATAGCTCAAGCACTAACCGAGCTTAACCATACCCTAAGGCGCCAACTCAAAGACATTGAAACCGATAGGAAACAACTAACAACACTGAAGCAAGAGATGAAATCTAGCCTCAGTTTACTAAAAAGCCAACAACAAAAAGTCAAAGACACCGAGCTCCGCTTCAACACTCTTAAAAGCGAACATCAAGCGCTACTTAGCAGTTTAGAAGATAGCCGCTCTCAACTTCAAAACAACAACAACATTCTAAATAATCAACGCAGCGAACTGGCCGACAAAGAGAGCTCTATTGCGACACTAAATAAGCTAATCGCAGAAAACAAAGCCATGCTCACAGAACAAACAGAAAGGCTAGAGCAACAACGGCAGAGCTTAAGCATGCAAGAAGAAGAACTAGACTCCCAACTAACCGAATTAAAAACCCAGGGTTCCACAATACGCCGGCAATATATTTTATTAATTAGCGCAGGCTTTGCGTTAATGCTGATTGCCATTAGTTTTTTTGCCCTTTACCGAAGTAATATCGCACGGCGATTGGCTTATGCAAAGCTGGAGCAAAATAAAATAGAAATCGAGCACACTCTTGAACAACTTAAACAAGCTCAAACGCAACTTGTACAATCTGAAAAGATGGCTGCACTAGGCTCACTGGTTGCAGGTGTTGCGCATGAGATTAACACCCCACTGGGAGTGGGCGTTACTGCCGCTAGCCACCTTGCCGACAGTGTAGATAGCTTTAAAAAACTCTACAGCGAAGGAGCTCTCAAGCGCTCTGATTTTGACAATTTTATTGAACAAAATAGTGATGCCTGTGAACTACTGCAAAAGAACTTAAATCGTGCCTCTACTCTAATTAAAAACTTCAAACAAGTTGCCGCCGACCAAAGTAGCGAAGAGCGCAGAATTTTCAACCTACACGATTATTGTAAAGAGACTTGGGATACGCTCTATCACCACACAAAACAAAAACACATAAAACTGCTGCTAAATATCAAATTCGACCTAGAGCTTGATTCTTACCCAGGTTTATTTAGCCAAATTTTCACCAACTTATTTATGAACAGCGCCATTCACGCTTTTGCCGATAAAACTGATGCTGAGATCTCGATTACAGCCACACTGTCAAACAACGCTATTGAAATACATTATAGGGACAACGGCTCTGGCATTAGCGAACAAGCCCGCGAAAAAATATTTGATCCTTTTTTCACAACTAAACGAGCGCAGGGTGGTACAGGCTTAGGAGCTCACATCTGTTTTAACTTAGTGCAAAAGCTAGGAGGCGAGATCAAGTGCTTAGCCGCCCAACAGGGGGCTCACTTTGAAATACACTTGCCACTTAAAGCGCCAGATCTATCGAG